The nucleotide sequence TAAAATCAAAAAAAATAATACCCTTATACCTTATTAGGACTTAGCAATGATCAATGACAAACTAGGCTTGCAGCCATGGAAGCAACACACCCGAGTATTCAAATATAACCTCAAAGATGCCAATGAAATTGATATAGCGATTGCTGAATTTGCTCTCGACCAATCGGCAGGTATAGCCAACCAGGCAATTGTTAAAATGGTTACTTCAAGCAAGCCAAAAAATAAAGAGTTTGATATTGAAAAACTGAGCGAGGATAACCAAAAACTAATCAATAAAATTTACCAATATATTGAGTTTTTTGAGGATTATAAAGGTCGTCAGCCCTACTTTATTTGGCTCACACCTGAACAGGTTCAAAGTATAAAAAGTGACTGTAAAAAAGCTGGAATCCCACCCCCCAAGAGTTTTCGAGGGGTATTGTATATGCGCTGTTTAGGAGTTGTTTAGTTATGTTGACTGTAACGCGTCGAGTTGGTGAGTCACTAAAGATTGGTGATTATCGAGTGATATTGCGAGCGAGAACGGTGGGTGGTGTAACACTCACTACCTTACATAAAGGCCATATTAGTATTAAGGATATTGAGTTTGGCCACCCCTTTAAGCTGAATCATGAAATAACTGTTTATCCATACCCTAGTAATAGGGAGGGTTTATCTAAATCAACGGGGCAAGCAAAGATAAGTATTAGTGCACCGAAGCATATAAAAATACTTCGGGACGAGGTTGAAACGGGCTTTTGTAGAAATAGTAAAACCAACCGGACTTTTTTTGGAGTAATGAGCTAAGGAGGTAATTTTGCTTGAATGGATAAAAGCCTCAAAGTACCGACAACTATTCCACTTATCAATCATTGAATTTACACGCATGCGTTATAAAGGAGAATGGCTTCAGGATAGAGAATATCGGAAAGCAGCAGATGGCACCTACTGGGTCAACGTCATATACGTAAATGATAAATATACAGCTAATGATGCTGAAGAACCTTATATAGCAATGGAGGGCAGCATGTTAAACTGGGTAAAACTAAAAAAATATTATGAGCTTTCAGGTGATACACAAAATAGTTTTCACCACAAAAAAAGCAAAGGGCTTTGGCGAGAAGGTAAGGAATTCCGAAAAGCCGCTGATGGCGTTATCTGGGTTAACCTTAAT is from Spartinivicinus poritis and encodes:
- a CDS encoding carbon storage regulator, translated to MLTVTRRVGESLKIGDYRVILRARTVGGVTLTTLHKGHISIKDIEFGHPFKLNHEITVYPYPSNREGLSKSTGQAKISISAPKHIKILRDEVETGFCRNSKTNRTFFGVMS